ctccccccccccccctccccatttccttaaCAATCTGTCACATAAATCGGCCAGTGAAGTCGTCACGCAAGTACATGCTCACACTGTTTCACATATAATACGAGtcgggtgagggggagagacCCCTATGCGAGATCATGTTCACACCGTCACCTCTATGACATCCTCACCCAGCGTGACCACTTTCACTCTCAGGTCAGCTCGCCACaccatctctacctctctacctccctgcctcccctgcctcccctcctcctctcctcctctcctcctctcctcctctcctcttcccctcttcccctcttcctatccaccccttcctacttcttccctcccccatccactctctctcctccgctcccccatccacctcttcctccatcctcccctcccttccccctcctttcctcccttccccagcccGTTTccatttcactcttctctcttctctcttctactccacTGTTAACAAGGTGCATTCCCGAGTGGCACCCTCTGCCTTCTTGGCCTCTGTAAACTGAAGGGTGTGCACggagtgaaggaaaagaaagggtgtGGGAAGGTCCGAAGATTTGACCCGAGACGGCTTTGTGCATATGGGTGGGACAGTGTATTTGAACATGCACAGGcactgtgtatttgtttgtttgtttgtttgttttgggtaaGGGGCGTTCTCACGTACTAAGTGTATGAATGTAttaaatataaatctttatatacacGTGTTCTCGCGAGTTCATTTGTTGAGGATGTAATTCCAAAAGGTCACTCCGTTGTTCCGTTCGTCTCCAACTTTTCCCTTCGCGCATTTTGTGGTGCgtgtattattgttgatttttattgGCGTCTGTGAAGGCGGCAAGAAATCCTCAAGGATCgtgatgaggaggaaaggaaggtcgACCCGTAAGAAACGGGCTTGGAGTGGCGGCGAAACCAGTCGGTCTGTGGGACGCTTTTCTGTACCCTGTCGAACCACCTTGAATAGTGCCTCCCAAATcacttcccttcatcttcttccaatATTTACTAATACCTAGTTGAGTAGGCGGTCTGCCGTGTTTTTAGGCCTCACCACTCACGGTTAATGGCAGTAGGATTATACAACTAAGGTTGCCAATCCAAGGCCTCCACCTGTCTTTATCTTCGTGTTtcacgttttcattttctttcatcctcCGTCTTCTTGTCGCCAAACcaccattttcttcattttctcttataaCGGTTTCAGCTTCTTGTTAGAATCGGTGAAATTTGTAACGTTCGTTATTGCTATGGCATAGTTAACGAAAGAGAAAGCATACAAAGAAAATTATTGAACTTGTAAAGTTGTGAGAGAGACTTGGCTGACAATTGAAACGGCCGACACCggcttgaaaaaaataatagaaaacaatcTGAAGATGAATATGACTAGATTAGTAAATGCCGAATCGAATGAATTGTATATAGAGGGAAGATAGATAAAATGCGGAGAAGCACACAGGGAGAGAGTATACTGTAGAGCGAGAAGTCTTTCTGACTCATCGGGTTGCTTCATGCTGGTAAACCTTGAGAACGACTTGCCTGGTGTAGGATCGCTGCGCCTGTGTCCTGCGTCCTGCGGGTGACCCCGCGAATAACTGATTGGCCAAGTCCGCTTGTGGTAGCGAGGTAAATCGGCGTCACACTTCGTTTTCTTGCCGTTTCGAATGGACGAGGACAGGTTTTGTTATAAAGTTATTTATCGAGGATTTGTGCATCGGAAAGACATCGGAGCTTAGGCATTTGACGAAACGTGGCCATGGAGTCGTATTCGAAGGAGACATGACGAACCGCAGAGGGAACGAGGAAATGCAGAGCGTAATTCATTTCAGCTTACTTACTttagtgtgtgtctgcatgcctGCCCCCTAAACCGCATTCAGTAATTTATAACAATTACGTTACTAGGTTATGTTCTTGCCTAATGCATAATCCAAGATAACCTAAAAATAATATGCCTGATGATCATAACAGTAAATTAGTATGATGGTTCTTGAAACAGTTGTTAGAGAGTGAAACCGGTATAAGTAATATGGAGAATTTGAAAAACTACAATTATCGTTGTCTGCGAAACACGAATTACCTTGCTGAATGAGCGGGAAGAGTTGCACGACAGCTGTGTTTCGCAATTTCACCTTTGATACTGGAAAAAGACTTGCATAATACGTCCGCCGCGAACGAAGGCTCTGGACAAAGCATGCAAACATTTACATGATAATATCAGGCCGCTGTGATGTCGGTAACAAATTTCTACGtctaatgaaaagggaaaagagagagagggagagtgaagagaagaggagtgagggaataAATTTACTTAGGCAATAAAAATCACATGTACCGTAAATAGCTTCTTGTTTACCGAAGCAGCGATTTTTAAAAGTCCTTACGTAGATGTGTGTTTTGAGTTGTTTGTTTTCCGTAGCAAGATTTTTTCATGCTCATGATATCACAAGTAACAAATAAAGTAATCATAAGAGTAAACCTTTTTTCTACTTTAAAATTACTTCCGATAATGTACGGATATTTAgcaatatatttttgttctatatCCGAGTGACGAGAACCGGCGATTTCAGATGAAATATATTCTCAGAGAATTGTTATTGGAGTTTAGACCTTGGCGATTTTTGCAGAAACAGTTAAGTTAATGGCGAAGGAAATAGTTTACAAATCACTGGTTTTCCAAATCATTGTAGCGTAATGGGATATATCTGGTTTCATGCGGAATATCGCCATAAACAACAAAGCGAGTATTTAGGGAAGAACATATTTTGCCCATTTTAATATCGAGACAAACGAAATTAAGGAgtgaaactgaagaaaaaaaaaattggatattTCTTCACTTCGACGTTCGTAGTCAGCTTACGCCCGCGGATATCCAAGAAATCACCCGCCTTTATTGATTTCTAATTAAAATAACCAGTAATTGTTACTGCCAATTACAAATGCGTTTTCACATTTTcacgatttactttttttttgttgttgtatacatatataaatccaatcGCCGCTTTGCCGTCAGTTATCCTTTCAATCAGAAAAAAACGAACAAGTACCGCGGGTGGGACCGAATGCTGGTAGAACGCTTTGACCTTCTTGGCTATTACCTGCCCTGCGAGGATTGTGAGGATGTTGGCGCGATGGAGTAAGACCAGCCGGGGTCCCCAGGTGAGCGAGCTGCACGAGGAACTGTAAACCACTTTCACTGCTACACTCTCGGCCGTAAGGGCGCCCTATGCACTCTGCCGTCGTCTTCACTGCTAACCTATAAATGAAACGGAACAAGGGCACATTCGTCGATATATTTTCATGTGTAGAACCACAAGTCTTActacattttatcattttatcggaTCTCTATTTAAATGATTAGAGTAGATGAGAGAATTTGCAGGCTTGCTATCAAGAGACAGTAGTGGCTGCGATGGGATTACTGTGCTTGTAGGATTGCGCGGCGGGTCATGTGTTAAGTAACGGTTGAGAGGGTGTGGGCGTGCTGGGGCCTGGTAGTGACTGCGTGGAAGCGTGCTTTGTGCCGGCCAGCCTCAACCCCGGCCCGCTTTGGGGTCACCTGATCTATGTCCCGCGCGAAAACAAGACGAGAGGACGCGGCACGACCTACCATCCTTCATCGTGCCCGTTAACTGCTTTGCAGAGTTGGATATTCCCGGGGACACAACCGTTTCAAAGCGCCCATTCACGCAGTCATGGTGCGTAACCGGGCGATCTCTCTAATAAGAAAACCATGAGTTTAGGTTTTGCAATTTCTCAGGTGTGTGGACAGATATACCGGCTGTTTTGCAATTTCGTGACGCATGATGTCGTTTATAGCTCTCATAGATTATGAAAAGCTCGTCTTGCCgggaaaagtgaaaaggaaaggggtaaaTAAGCCACATTTTATGTTCACATGATGTAAATGCAAACCTTATGTAATGTTTACCTAGAACATTACGGAGGATATTCTAATAcggttagcccccccccccccatcctcgtcTTCTCTgatctgctctcctcctccctccctccctccctcccgccctccctccctccctccctccctcccttcctccctcccttcctccctcccttcctcccttcctccctcccttcctcccttccttccttccttccttcctccctccctccctccctccctccctccctccctccctccctccctccctccctacttccaaACGTGATCACGTTCTGAGACAAGGTCCACACACTTAGCATCATGTATCGCCTTTCACCTACACGACCTATGCAGTTCAACTGTCTCATAATTTTTATTCTTCACACATATGCTTCTAAGGTGAAAGAGAAATTCGAATCTTCAATTTGTATAAAACATTAGcactatggtatatatatatatatatatatatatatatatatatttatatacttatacaaacatatatatatatatatatatatatatatatatgcacatatgcacaagtTTCCCACGATTAATGGTATATCATGAGAACGCAAAACCTGAGAGGAGAGTCGGGCGGTTTCCAGCTCGTGCTCCAGAAACGCGTGTCTCGCAGCCGAGTTGGCGCCCGTCCAGCTTTAGCGTGCTCCGATGCCCGCGGCATTTGCTTGACCTTCACCTACCAAATATGTTTTGTAATAAAGTTGAGGAAACATATGAATGCTTGACATAGCTTTAGCAATAACAGGGATCAGGATTGGTAGACCTGTCAGCCAGAGAGGTGATAACCGTGATATTTAGTTTGCTGGAAACAGACATTTGCCTTCGACGTGTTTCCGCATGTTTTCTTGCCAACCAACCATGTCGGCGAGCGGGCGCATTGTCACCCACTATCCCTCTTTTACGTGGCAGCGCTATTGTTTCCTGGTAGAATGGACAACGGAATGGAAAGGCCACAGTGCCGATAAAAACCGAATGGTGATTGGAAGGGCAGACCTCAATGATAATCTGTTGCTGTAGCGGTCCCTGATATTACTTTACTTAatatccttaccccccctctccctctcactttttctctttactcctcctcctctctctccctccctccctccctccctccctccctccctccctccctccctccctccctctctctctctctctctctctctctctctctctctctctctctctctctctctctctctctctctctctctctctctctctccctctctctccctctctccctctccctctccctctccctctccctctctctccctctctccctctccctctccctctccctctccctccctccctccctccctccctccctccctccccttcttcttcttcttcttcttcttcttcttcttcttcttcttcttcttcttcttcttcttcttcttcttcttcttcttcttcttcttcttcttcttcttcttcttcttcttcttcttcttcttctccagttTATTTCCTTCTTACTTGACACTATTTCCTTCCTACTCCCCCGTCCACGCCATTCTCTTCCTACTTGCCTCCTAATTTTCttactccgccctcctcctcacgTGTGTAAGATATTGCCCAAAATGTTATGCACGTGTGCAGCCTCTTACGTTTTTATGTCAGTTCTAGTGACTGAACAGTTCACATTCGACATGATAAAGCCCAGGAGAGTTGACAAACCGCTTATCCTTGTGCGTGATGAGTAAGGAGAGACTAGCGCAGGGATGGAGAGGATGTAGCAAGTGCGAGCAAAAGGTCGGCTGGATGTATAAATGCAACTCGGTGTATCTAACGGTAAAACCGGACCTGAGGTGTAAGGTGCTTCAGGAAGTCTAATTTTATCAAACTATTAGGATGTTTGGTTTGGCTAAGCATCGGTTAATAGATGTTTGCAAAAGAGAAAAGGTGGTTTTCTATAGTTTGTTTCATCTAGGTCAGTATTACCACTGTTGTAGTTATATACGATTATCAGTTTAGCCACTTGGAAGGGTGAAAGTGCACGTTTTGGTGATTTGACTTGTAGAATTATTGTTTAATAATGATCGAGTAGAGTGTGTGGATAAGTAGGATGATTTAGATAAGTATTGAAGATGGGAAAccggcatatatttttttcttgtataaggAATTTTCTGTTACGAATGTTATCGCAGGTTCACACGATTTCTTATGTCCAGTTAAATAGTGTCGAGACACATCTGGAGGTAACCTTTACACGGCGATGACTGTCAATAGTTTGAATcacggaacttttttttttcttcagtgattACTGTAGACTTACCCGATGAGTAGGTTTggaaataataatctaaataaaacATCCTTATCCTTTGGATATGACCGTAGATGTGTAACTGGCCTTCCGGATGAAGTACTTGCCATGCAGGTGTTATTTTCCTGATGGTTGCGTCGACAGGTTGGGATGAGAAGGAAGGTAGTAAGTGTACTGCCGCGCGTGCGTGTGGACAGAGCTGGTACAAGAATGATCAGTCTCGTGCTCATCGTGATAGCAGTGTCGTATCGCTCTCTGCGTTCATTTTACGAACCGATGTTATGAAATATGTTTGTAACTTGTTCATTTTGTAATATAACTTTGATGGTACAACATTCTTGGCTCTGCAGGTAGAAGTGGGTGTGGCATTGCTGGCAAAAGTTGGTAATGTGCTTGATCACCTTGAAGTGTCCACCTTCCGCTCCCCCTACCCTTAACCAGATCTTCATTGTATATTCCGTGCACCTACAATATCCATACCTTTATTTCTGAAGCGTTGACATAATCCATCTTGAAGCAAcgattcctttttcttatctgccccctcccccacgtTCAAACTTTGCCTACACATTTCCGGCATGTATATTTTCTCAGTGGTTATCGCTACTGATGAGCTTGCTAATTTTTAACTCTTATCTACACTGCCCGAGAGTAACCAATAGCCATGTTACTGCATCAGCAAAGTCCATACAAATGTGCTACACTTTTTTGTATTGGTTAAAAGGATTTTTATTCCCTATTTAAGGGAGACGGTGATCATATGTTCTTTCCTCGTTATTTTATTCTGCCTTAGAAATGTCGCAAAGTGCTCAGTGTAAATAGATATGTGCTTTTAATTCACGCCAGTTTATAGATTGTGAAACACCAGATGTACTTCTCAAGCGTTATGAATGAAAAGATGGTCGTTTTTGTGTACAATGTAAGAATAAATAAACTCCATTTTCTTCAATTTGGCATTCAGTAAATTGTGTGATATACGTTGAAAAGCTTATAAGtatcttttatatttgtgtgatGCATATGAATGCCTTACCAATTattatatgagtgtgtaaatTTGCATATTCTAACTCTCTACAAAATTTCGCTGATTATCAAATAGTGATCCAGTGTGTGGTAGTAGATAAATTTGATATGAATACTGGTttactttttatattcattactgtTGTAAGGTGGTTAGTTCATAACATTTCTTGGTAGGCGTGTCTGGTCATAGAGGAAACAAGAATTAACAGCTATTCTTCCCTTGAACCTAATGTCCCTGTCCCCACTTTCTCTCATGGTTGCTTCATACATAGGAATAGTGGTTAGAACTTGCAGTCTTTGTGTACATGGGATTCGGTTTTTATCTTTGTGATATGATGAGTTTTGTATTTTGtgcttcttatttatatatatatatatatatatatatatatatatatatatatatatatatatatgttatttatttatttattttatttatttatatatttatatatttataatatttttttttgtttgtattaatcTTCATGTTATTCCAGTTTATACTTTGATATTGAATCTTACATGAAcgtgcatttttctctctttctagcctTCACAGTGGAATCATCCAGTTATGGGATTATCGTATGTGCACCTTAGTGGATAAGTTTGATGAACATGAGGGTCCAGTTCGAGCTGTGTGCTTCCACCAACAGCAGCCGCTGTTTGTGTCTGGAGGAGATGATTATAAGATCAAGGTATGTTTCTTTGTCAAAATTACAATGTACCAGAATGCCTGTATATTACTATCACATTTTCTAAGAGAAatatttttgaaatgtttttatattgattttctgTTTCAGGTGTGGAATTATAAACTGCGCAGATGCCTGTTTACGCTGCTTGGTCACTTGGATTACATCCGTACTACAGAGTTCCATCAGGTAAGTATTGATACAGACCCAGAAacgtacaaatgcacacaaactgacacacgcacacacaaactgacacacgcacacacaaactgacacacgcacacacaaactgacacacgcacacacaaactgacacacgcacacacaaactgacacacgcacacacaaactgacacacgcacacacaaactgacacacgcacacacaaactgacacacgcacacacaaactgacacacgcacacacaaactgacacacgcacacacaaactgacacacgcacacacaaactgacacacgcacacacaaactgacacacgcacacacaaactgacacacgcacacacaaactgacacacgcacacacaaactgacacacgcacacacaaactgacacacgcacacgcaaactgacacacgcacacaaactaacacacgcacacaaactaacacacgcactgacacacgcacacacgcactgacacacacacacaaactgacacacacacacacaaactgacacacgcacacgcaaactgacacacacacacaaactgacacacgcacacgcaaactgacacacgcacacgcaaactgacacacgcacacgcaaactgacacacgcacacacaaactgacacacgcacacgcaaactgacacacgcacacgcaaactgacacacgcacacgcaaactgacacacgcacacgcaaactgacacacgcacaggcaaactgacacacgcacacgcaaactgacacacgcacacgcaaactgacacacgcacacgcaaactgacacacgcacacgcaaactgacacacgcacacaaactgacacacccacacaaactaacacacgcactgacacacgcacacacgcactgacacacacacacaaactgacacacacacacacaaactgacacacgcacacgcaaactgacacacgcacacgcaaactgacacacgcacacgcaaactgacacacgcacacgcaaactgacacacgcacacgcaaactgacacacgcacacacaa
This genomic interval from Penaeus chinensis breed Huanghai No. 1 chromosome 11, ASM1920278v2, whole genome shotgun sequence contains the following:
- the LOC125030846 gene encoding uncharacterized protein LOC125030846 isoform X3, which translates into the protein MTRRAILQAQLAVKTTAECIGRPYGRECSSESGLQFLVQLAHLGTPAGLTPSRQHPHNPRRAASALTGAVQFWSTGGKYTRHSSHLHRRCFEGKSWPEG